One genomic window of Halorhabdus sp. CBA1104 includes the following:
- a CDS encoding nicotinamide-nucleotide adenylyltransferase yields the protein MTRGFYIGRFQPYHNGHQTMIEHIAADGEVDELVLGIGSAGDSHTVHDPFTAGERIMMVTKAVAEFDLVTYVVPIEDLDRNSVWVSHVQSMCPTFDLAYSNNPLVIQLFEEAGIEVRQSPMFDRDRLEGSEIRERIIDGETWRDRVPDAVVEVIDECNGVERLRTISRSDVVERWEARPDEASQH from the coding sequence ATGACTCGCGGGTTCTACATCGGCCGCTTTCAGCCCTATCACAACGGGCACCAGACGATGATCGAACACATCGCGGCCGACGGGGAAGTCGACGAACTCGTCCTCGGAATCGGGAGTGCCGGCGATTCCCACACGGTTCATGACCCCTTTACTGCCGGCGAACGGATCATGATGGTCACCAAGGCCGTCGCGGAATTCGATCTGGTCACCTACGTCGTCCCAATCGAAGACCTCGATCGCAACTCCGTGTGGGTGAGTCACGTCCAGAGCATGTGCCCGACGTTCGACCTGGCGTACTCGAACAACCCGCTCGTAATCCAGTTGTTCGAAGAAGCCGGCATCGAGGTCCGCCAGTCACCGATGTTCGACCGTGATCGCTTAGAAGGAAGCGAAATCCGCGAGCGGATCATCGATGGCGAGACGTGGCGCGACCGGGTGCCCGACGCCGTCGTCGAAGTCATCGACGAGTGCAACGGTGTCGAACGACTCCGGACGATCTCCCGGTCGGATGTCGTCGAGCGCTGGGAGGCCAGACCGGACGAAGCGAGCCAACACTGA
- a CDS encoding S-adenosyl-l-methionine hydroxide adenosyltransferase family protein, whose amino-acid sequence MITLSSDFGSPYPAAMKGVLLGQTDARLIDVSHTFPRQDVCAAAFWLREVLPYFPPAVHLVVVDPGVGTERAALAIRAGEHVLVGPDNGVLLPAARALAGDEGDLTVFAYTYDDPESVTFHGRDVFAPAAATVHERGRLDFASSDRFHRREEFERLSFPAPTIREDGIDGDVLVVDDFGNAITNVPGQSVADRFGDAITVNGAWAPVRRTYAAVEAGNRLVTVGSHGNVELAVNQGRGKERFSVSTGSRVRLRWT is encoded by the coding sequence ATGATCACGCTCAGTTCCGACTTCGGGTCGCCGTATCCGGCGGCGATGAAAGGCGTCTTGCTCGGCCAGACGGACGCACGCTTGATCGACGTCTCCCATACCTTTCCCCGACAGGACGTCTGCGCGGCCGCCTTCTGGCTCCGTGAGGTCCTGCCGTACTTCCCGCCGGCCGTCCACCTCGTCGTGGTCGATCCCGGCGTCGGCACCGAGCGGGCAGCGCTGGCGATCCGGGCCGGTGAGCACGTCCTCGTCGGCCCGGACAACGGAGTCTTGCTCCCAGCGGCACGCGCACTCGCCGGCGACGAGGGGGATTTGACAGTTTTCGCCTACACGTACGACGATCCAGAGAGCGTCACGTTCCACGGCCGGGACGTCTTTGCCCCCGCCGCGGCGACGGTCCACGAGCGCGGGCGACTGGATTTTGCGTCCAGCGACCGCTTTCACCGCCGTGAGGAGTTCGAGCGGCTGTCGTTTCCCGCGCCGACGATCCGCGAGGACGGGATCGATGGGGACGTGTTGGTCGTTGATGACTTCGGGAACGCGATCACGAACGTCCCTGGCCAGAGCGTGGCCGACCGGTTCGGTGACGCTATCACGGTCAACGGTGCCTGGGCGCCTGTCCGCCGAACTTACGCCGCCGTCGAGGCCGGCAACCGGCTCGTCACCGTCGGCAGCCACGGGAACGTCGAGCTCGCCGTCAACCAGGGCCGGGGCAAAGAGCGCTTCAGCGTCTCGACGGGATCACGAGTCCGACTCCGTTGGACGTGA
- a CDS encoding HVO_0758 family zinc finger protein — translation MKSVRKGLRSGDLKKDTYERLRCADCDEELKTENDPEEVGSVRACPECGRRWQQVG, via the coding sequence ATGAAATCAGTCAGGAAAGGACTCCGATCGGGGGATTTGAAGAAAGACACCTACGAGCGATTGCGCTGTGCGGACTGCGACGAAGAGTTGAAAACCGAGAACGACCCCGAAGAGGTCGGGTCGGTCCGGGCCTGTCCGGAGTGTGGCCGCCGGTGGCAGCAGGTCGGCTAG
- a CDS encoding carotenoid biosynthesis protein: protein MPDNRPFVPSTVALGLVALGHAALTWPPAATVAFFGGGAVVAFVAEAVVIALGLLEHHVGPKIFGVPMYVLFGWTGVVYVAFRLALLWTAGWPAVAVGAILATTADLLTDHQGVVNGYWTYTDDLPGPRFRGVPWWNYLGWLTISATTATLPVAVL, encoded by the coding sequence GTGCCTGACAATCGCCCGTTCGTCCCCAGCACGGTGGCGCTGGGCCTGGTCGCGCTCGGTCACGCCGCCCTCACCTGGCCACCGGCGGCTACAGTCGCCTTCTTTGGCGGTGGCGCAGTGGTCGCGTTCGTCGCCGAGGCCGTCGTGATCGCTCTCGGTTTGCTCGAACACCACGTCGGTCCGAAGATTTTCGGGGTCCCCATGTACGTCCTCTTTGGCTGGACAGGGGTGGTGTACGTCGCGTTTCGTCTCGCATTGCTGTGGACTGCGGGGTGGCCGGCAGTCGCCGTCGGTGCGATACTCGCGACGACAGCTGATCTACTGACCGACCACCAAGGAGTTGTAAACGGGTACTGGACCTACACCGACGATCTGCCGGGACCACGGTTTCGCGGGGTGCCGTGGTGGAACTATCTGGGCTGGCTCACGATCAGTGCAACGACAGCAACCCTTCCCGTGGCGGTTCTGTGA